A window from Synechococcus sp. RSCCF101 encodes these proteins:
- a CDS encoding amidohydrolase family protein → MSDPCSGELRARVPRCLLDPRAPAPATSHGDGWQAVHLRWREARLQQVQPLPEPSDLSAPLVLPTFCEAHAHLDKVFTWREHPNREGSMDGALAANMQEHGLRTAEAVHARANAALERAWHYGVRAIRSHVDSLGPGAAASWDALTTLRRQWRGRIELDLVAMVPLDQWSTPAGVALADRVAAAGGLLGGVVGPPFPRDPRRGGGLKALLALARSRGLGMDLHIDEGDDHPGRGLLALAAALERDRRRGLPATGPITCSHACSMGLMSDRACGRLAQRLEALGIAVVALPLTNLWLLGRRPGRTPVRRPLAPIAQLQEAGVTVAVASDNVQDPWFPGGDLDPIELLRFSVPAAQLLPWSRLGLSCFTTAPARILRQDWDGVLRQGAPADLVALEARDWSDLLARPPARRVLRCGIWLR, encoded by the coding sequence GTGAGCGACCCCTGCAGCGGTGAGCTCCGGGCCCGTGTTCCCCGCTGCCTCCTGGATCCACGGGCACCGGCCCCGGCCACCAGCCACGGGGACGGCTGGCAGGCCGTTCATCTGAGGTGGCGCGAGGCCCGCCTGCAGCAGGTGCAGCCGCTGCCGGAACCCTCCGACCTCAGCGCACCCCTGGTGCTGCCCACCTTCTGTGAGGCGCATGCCCACCTCGACAAGGTCTTCACCTGGAGGGAGCACCCCAACCGTGAGGGTTCGATGGACGGGGCTCTGGCGGCCAACATGCAGGAGCATGGGTTGCGAACCGCGGAGGCGGTCCACGCCCGCGCCAACGCAGCGCTGGAGCGGGCCTGGCATTACGGCGTTCGTGCGATCCGCAGCCATGTGGACAGCCTCGGCCCCGGTGCGGCGGCCAGCTGGGATGCCCTCACGACGCTGCGGCGCCAGTGGCGCGGCCGGATCGAGCTGGACCTGGTTGCCATGGTGCCCCTGGATCAGTGGTCCACGCCGGCCGGCGTGGCGCTGGCCGATCGGGTGGCCGCCGCCGGCGGGCTGCTGGGCGGCGTGGTCGGCCCTCCCTTTCCGCGCGATCCCCGTCGTGGCGGCGGCCTGAAGGCTCTGCTGGCGCTGGCCCGCAGCCGCGGGCTCGGGATGGACCTGCACATCGATGAAGGCGATGACCATCCCGGCCGTGGTCTGCTGGCTCTCGCCGCTGCGCTCGAGCGGGACCGGCGGCGGGGCCTGCCCGCCACCGGTCCGATCACCTGCAGCCACGCCTGCAGCATGGGCCTGATGAGCGATCGGGCCTGCGGGCGCCTGGCGCAGCGGCTGGAGGCCCTCGGCATCGCGGTGGTGGCCCTGCCGCTGACGAACCTCTGGCTGCTGGGTCGCCGCCCCGGCCGCACACCGGTGCGACGTCCGCTGGCTCCGATCGCCCAGCTGCAGGAGGCGGGCGTGACGGTGGCGGTGGCCAGCGACAACGTGCAGGATCCCTGGTTCCCGGGCGGCGACCTCGATCCGATCGAGTTGCTGCGCTTCTCGGTGCCGGCAGCCCAGCTCCTGCCCTGGAGCCGCCTGGGCCTGTCCTGTTTCACCACGGCACCCGCGCGCATCCTCCGGCAGGACTGGGACGGTGTGCTGCGTCAGGGGGCTCCGGCGGATCTGGTGGCGCTGGAGGCCCGCGACTGGTCGGACCTGCTGGCCCGGCCCCCGGCCCGCCGCGTGCTGCGCTGTGGCATCTGGTTGCGGTAG
- a CDS encoding folylpolyglutamate synthase/dihydrofolate synthase family protein — MESADAAIDALIEPFARRGVQLGLDRLSAALTDLGDPQQRFAALQVAGTNGKGSICALLREALVQHGVCTGLTISPHLVSWCERLQVNRDPIPAAALAALLQEIQPTALRHALTPFETVIAAAFVWFARGGVELAVLEVGLGGRLDGTTAHPQRPVLGFGSIDLDHQEHLGSTRAAIAREKAGILSPGAVAFSARQHPEVAEVLEREAGRVGASLHWVEPLEWPCGLPGAVQRSNAAVARAMLKALAPLGWNLSESLMRRAFLEARWPGRLQPWQWQGRALLLDGAHNRPAARSLRRELDRLHPGPLNWVLGILANKDGPGIVAELIRPGDRVWLVPVPGHRSWSRQDLLAAMDGAAVPIEAAATLQSALAQVPAPARGVASLASDPPAAVVAGSLYLIGSLLRDGSSLR, encoded by the coding sequence ATGGAGTCCGCCGATGCGGCCATCGACGCACTGATCGAGCCCTTCGCGCGGCGCGGCGTTCAGCTCGGCCTCGATCGGCTCAGCGCCGCCCTCACCGATCTGGGTGACCCCCAGCAGCGCTTTGCAGCCCTGCAGGTGGCGGGCACCAACGGCAAGGGATCGATCTGCGCCCTGCTGCGCGAGGCCCTGGTGCAGCACGGGGTGTGCACGGGCCTCACGATCTCGCCCCATCTGGTGAGCTGGTGCGAGCGTCTGCAGGTCAACCGGGACCCGATCCCGGCCGCTGCGCTGGCCGCACTGCTGCAGGAGATCCAGCCCACGGCGCTCCGGCACGCGCTGACGCCGTTCGAGACGGTGATCGCTGCCGCCTTCGTCTGGTTCGCCCGCGGCGGCGTCGAGCTGGCGGTGCTGGAGGTGGGTCTCGGCGGCCGGCTCGATGGCACCACCGCCCACCCGCAGCGCCCCGTGCTGGGCTTCGGCTCGATCGATCTCGACCATCAGGAGCATCTGGGCTCCACCCGTGCCGCCATCGCCCGCGAGAAGGCCGGCATCCTCAGCCCCGGAGCGGTGGCCTTCAGCGCCCGGCAGCATCCGGAGGTGGCCGAGGTGCTCGAGCGGGAGGCCGGGCGCGTGGGCGCCAGCCTCCACTGGGTGGAGCCTCTCGAATGGCCCTGCGGCCTGCCCGGCGCCGTGCAGCGCTCGAATGCCGCCGTGGCCCGGGCGATGCTGAAGGCTCTGGCTCCCCTGGGCTGGAACCTGAGCGAGAGCCTGATGCGGCGGGCCTTTCTCGAGGCTCGCTGGCCCGGCCGCCTGCAGCCCTGGCAGTGGCAGGGCCGCGCCCTGCTGCTGGACGGCGCCCACAACCGTCCGGCCGCCCGCAGCCTGCGCCGGGAGCTGGATCGGCTCCATCCCGGCCCCCTGAACTGGGTGCTGGGCATCCTGGCCAACAAGGATGGTCCCGGCATCGTCGCCGAGTTGATCCGCCCCGGTGACCGGGTCTGGCTGGTGCCCGTGCCGGGGCACCGCAGCTGGTCGCGGCAGGACCTGCTCGCTGCGATGGACGGCGCCGCCGTGCCGATCGAGGCCGCGGCAACGCTGCAGTCCGCTCTGGCGCAGGTTCCGGCTCCTGCTCGGGGCGTGGCATCCCTGGCTTCGGATCCGCCCGCTGCGGTGGTGGCCGGCTCCCTCTATCTGATCGGCAGCCTGCTCCGGGACGGGTCGTCTCTCCGATAG
- a CDS encoding FAD-binding oxidoreductase, which yields MSAPLPPPPTAAAIEDLARALEAIPALTLLRRPAELERLSRDCHDYSPALSDLLLGCRAQLVARPGSVDAVQRLVAACAAHDVPLTVRGAGTGNYGQCVPLRGGVVLDCSRLDAVRSIDAETGVVEVEAGCVMARLEQQLAGCGRSLRLMPSTWRTASIGGFIAGGSGGIGSIRWGFLRDPGHLLGLELVTMEPDARRLRLDAAASRPINHAYGTNGVITALRLATAPAERWHELVVEVADLEAALDLSQALAGAAIELQELAVFERGVCDRLPWPAGCPPVAGARLALLVDPCGSRFLEEWLPAQGGTVILQRPEQPGSARPLRELCWNHTTLHMRAHDPGWTYLQMLLPPDPAPMLREMRARWQGQLLWHLEAVRQQGAARLAGLPLLRWSGAEALEALMQDCRSHGAVIFNPHVLTVEDGGLGVVDADQVEAKHRFDPAGLLNPGKLRGWTGPRPSS from the coding sequence ATGTCCGCCCCGCTGCCGCCGCCGCCCACTGCGGCCGCGATCGAGGATCTCGCCCGCGCTCTGGAGGCAATCCCGGCGCTCACCCTGCTGCGCCGGCCCGCGGAGCTGGAGCGCCTCTCGCGCGACTGCCACGACTACTCACCGGCCCTCTCGGATCTCCTGCTGGGCTGCCGGGCCCAGCTCGTGGCGAGGCCCGGCAGCGTGGATGCGGTGCAGCGCCTGGTGGCCGCCTGCGCCGCTCATGACGTGCCGCTCACGGTGCGGGGAGCCGGCACCGGCAACTACGGCCAGTGCGTGCCGCTGCGCGGCGGCGTGGTGCTGGATTGCTCCCGCCTGGATGCGGTGCGCTCCATCGATGCCGAGACCGGTGTGGTGGAGGTGGAGGCCGGCTGCGTGATGGCCCGGCTGGAGCAGCAGCTGGCGGGCTGCGGCCGCAGCCTGCGCCTCATGCCCAGCACCTGGCGCACCGCCAGCATCGGTGGCTTCATCGCCGGGGGCTCCGGCGGCATCGGCTCGATCCGCTGGGGCTTCCTCCGGGATCCCGGTCATCTGCTGGGTCTCGAGCTGGTGACCATGGAGCCGGACGCGAGGCGGCTGAGGCTCGATGCCGCCGCCAGCCGCCCGATCAATCACGCCTACGGCACCAACGGGGTGATCACGGCCCTGCGTCTGGCTACCGCACCGGCGGAGAGGTGGCATGAGCTGGTGGTGGAAGTGGCCGATCTGGAGGCGGCTCTGGATCTCAGCCAGGCCCTGGCCGGCGCGGCGATCGAGCTGCAGGAGCTGGCGGTCTTCGAGCGCGGCGTGTGCGACCGGCTGCCCTGGCCCGCGGGCTGCCCCCCGGTGGCCGGAGCGCGGCTGGCCCTTCTGGTGGATCCGTGCGGCAGCCGTTTCCTGGAGGAGTGGCTGCCGGCCCAGGGGGGGACCGTGATCCTGCAGCGGCCGGAACAGCCGGGCTCCGCCCGCCCCCTGCGGGAGCTGTGCTGGAACCACACCACCCTGCACATGCGGGCCCACGACCCCGGCTGGACCTACCTGCAGATGCTCCTGCCGCCCGACCCCGCTCCGATGCTGCGCGAGATGCGGGCGCGCTGGCAGGGCCAGCTGCTGTGGCACCTGGAGGCGGTGCGTCAGCAGGGCGCGGCTCGGCTGGCTGGCCTGCCCCTGCTGCGCTGGAGCGGGGCGGAGGCCCTGGAGGCGCTGATGCAGGACTGCCGCAGCCACGGTGCCGTGATCTTCAACCCCCATGTGCTCACGGTGGAGGATGGCGGCCTCGGGGTGGTGGATGCCGATCAGGTGGAGGCCAAGCACCGCTTTGACCCCGCGGGCCTGCTCAACCCCGGCAAACTCCGGGGCTGGACGGGCCCGCGGCCATCGTCCTGA
- a CDS encoding dipeptide epimerase: MLIRIRPFRLTKAVPLAISRGTTSAVTHLEVRLDHEGLVGIGETGGFETGHRGYETDAVAAELKALPPDLGGLDPRMPQAFESLLAGLSPPARCGLDLALLDWWARWLNRPLWQLWGLQSETGQLATSVTLGLGTVGAVLSRLERWWTQLPASRIKLKLGSSDGPGHDRLLLHAVAGALERRREEHGQPLELQVDANGGWTVESTLRLMPDLVRCGVSLLEQPLPPDPDPRHDSAGFAALHPQCPMPLVADESCWDLEDLLRLAPHVDGINIKLLKSGGLSEGLLMARTARRLGLSVMLGCYSDGGLLNGAAAQLLPLARWPDLDSHLNLLDDPFRGLPLQGDRLSPPHGIGLGITMDSRTRDEPADARS, translated from the coding sequence ATGCTGATCCGCATCCGCCCCTTTCGCCTCACCAAGGCCGTGCCTCTGGCGATCAGTCGGGGCACCACGTCGGCCGTGACCCATCTGGAGGTTCGGCTGGACCATGAGGGCCTGGTGGGCATCGGGGAAACCGGTGGCTTCGAGACCGGTCATCGTGGTTATGAGACCGATGCCGTGGCCGCTGAGCTGAAGGCGTTGCCGCCCGATCTGGGTGGCCTGGATCCGCGGATGCCCCAGGCCTTCGAGTCGCTTCTGGCCGGCCTGTCGCCGCCGGCGCGCTGCGGCCTCGATCTGGCTCTGCTCGACTGGTGGGCCCGCTGGCTGAATCGGCCCCTCTGGCAGCTCTGGGGACTGCAGAGCGAGACGGGTCAGCTGGCCACCAGCGTGACGCTCGGTCTGGGCACGGTGGGGGCCGTTCTCTCCCGCCTGGAGCGCTGGTGGACCCAGCTGCCGGCGAGCCGCATCAAGCTCAAGCTGGGCAGTTCGGATGGCCCAGGGCATGACCGGCTGCTGCTGCATGCCGTGGCCGGCGCGCTGGAGCGCAGGCGTGAGGAGCACGGGCAGCCCCTGGAGCTGCAGGTGGATGCCAATGGCGGCTGGACCGTGGAATCCACCCTCCGTCTGATGCCGGATCTGGTGCGCTGCGGCGTCAGCCTGCTGGAACAGCCCCTGCCGCCCGATCCGGACCCGCGGCACGACAGTGCCGGCTTCGCGGCCCTGCATCCGCAGTGCCCGATGCCGCTGGTGGCCGATGAGAGCTGCTGGGATCTGGAGGATCTGCTGCGGCTGGCACCCCATGTGGACGGCATCAACATCAAGCTGCTCAAGAGCGGCGGGCTGAGCGAGGGGCTGCTGATGGCCCGCACGGCTCGCCGGCTGGGCCTCTCGGTGATGCTGGGCTGCTATTCCGACGGCGGGCTGCTCAACGGTGCGGCGGCCCAGCTGCTGCCGCTCGCCCGCTGGCCCGACCTGGACAGCCACCTCAATCTGCTGGATGACCCGTTCCGGGGCCTGCCCCTGCAGGGTGATCGCCTCAGTCCACCCCATGGCATCGGCCTGGGCATCACGATGGACAGCCGGACACGGGATGAGCCCGCCGATGCCCGCTCCTGA
- a CDS encoding DUF1611 domain-containing protein, producing the protein MPAPDPADFPPLRDHHRVVLLQHGGLKGLGGKTGLAMLRYRSGPIVAVVDPEHAGGDLQSLTGVAREVPVVASIEQALGRRPEVAVIGLAPSGGRLSGPLRRDVLAALRHGLCVANGLHTRLADDEEVRASGVPLERIWDLRREPPGLAVAAARAAGLPQRRVLAIGTDMAVGKMSACLEVLAAARRRGVAARFVGTGQAGILISGRGVALDAVRVDYAPGAVEGAVLGTAADLAPDGLVLVEGQGSLCHPGSSATLPLLRGSQPTDLLMVHRAGQTGVDRVPGVAIPPLDVLRSTVEAVAAMAIPAGSTPPGVRALALNTSGLGDTEARAACHRHEDQLGLVCDDPVRHGADRILEALLESQG; encoded by the coding sequence ATGCCCGCTCCTGACCCGGCGGATTTCCCGCCGCTGCGCGATCACCACCGTGTGGTGCTGCTTCAGCACGGCGGCCTGAAGGGCCTGGGGGGCAAGACCGGCCTGGCGATGCTGCGCTACCGCAGCGGGCCCATCGTGGCGGTTGTGGATCCGGAGCATGCGGGCGGGGATCTCCAGTCCCTCACCGGTGTGGCGCGGGAGGTGCCCGTCGTGGCCTCGATCGAGCAGGCCTTGGGCCGGCGCCCCGAGGTGGCGGTGATCGGCCTGGCGCCATCGGGGGGGCGCCTGAGCGGGCCGCTGCGCCGGGATGTGCTGGCGGCGCTTCGCCACGGCCTCTGTGTGGCCAACGGCCTCCACACGCGGCTGGCGGACGACGAGGAGGTGCGGGCCAGCGGGGTCCCCCTCGAGCGCATCTGGGATCTGCGCCGGGAGCCGCCCGGTCTGGCGGTGGCTGCCGCCCGGGCCGCCGGGCTGCCGCAGCGCCGCGTGCTGGCCATCGGCACGGACATGGCCGTGGGAAAGATGAGCGCCTGCTTGGAGGTGCTGGCGGCGGCCCGGCGCCGGGGTGTGGCCGCCCGTTTCGTGGGCACCGGCCAGGCCGGCATCCTGATCTCAGGCCGTGGCGTGGCTCTCGATGCCGTGCGGGTGGACTACGCCCCCGGCGCTGTGGAGGGGGCTGTGCTCGGCACCGCCGCCGACTTGGCCCCCGATGGCCTGGTGCTGGTGGAGGGCCAGGGCTCCCTCTGCCATCCGGGCTCCAGCGCCACCCTGCCGCTGCTGCGCGGCAGCCAGCCCACCGACCTGCTGATGGTGCACCGGGCCGGTCAGACGGGTGTTGACCGTGTGCCCGGCGTGGCGATTCCCCCGCTGGATGTCCTGCGGTCGACCGTGGAGGCCGTGGCGGCGATGGCCATCCCCGCGGGCTCCACGCCGCCGGGCGTCCGGGCGCTGGCTCTCAACACCTCAGGGCTCGGGGACACCGAGGCTCGTGCCGCGTGTCACCGGCACGAGGATCAGCTGGGCCTGGTCTGCGACGATCCGGTCCGCCATGGGGCGGATCGGATCCTCGAGGCGCTGCTGGAGAGCCAGGGATGA
- a CDS encoding DUF4359 domain-containing protein — MSASRASLGLSIAGAAALALSATALVMSNPDPQAFEDYAGERIARHLSEDLCGRGGLPLLFQLIAQDCERLVQDQRSALGRLARSHTRRVNLGLFSLYATELGGQALLPGLRLPRFSVTTLAVAGRFHTLPRLDQDDDASDGQAGTGSESSSGQARNR, encoded by the coding sequence GTGAGCGCGTCGCGAGCCTCCCTCGGGCTCTCCATCGCCGGGGCCGCGGCCCTGGCCCTCTCCGCCACCGCTCTGGTGATGAGCAATCCGGACCCGCAGGCCTTCGAGGACTACGCCGGCGAGCGCATCGCCCGCCATCTGAGTGAGGACCTCTGCGGCCGGGGAGGGCTGCCGCTGCTGTTTCAGCTGATCGCTCAGGACTGCGAGCGCCTGGTGCAGGACCAGCGCTCGGCGCTCGGACGCCTCGCCCGCAGCCACACCCGCCGGGTCAATCTGGGTCTGTTCAGCCTCTATGCCACCGAGCTGGGTGGTCAGGCTCTGCTGCCGGGACTGCGTCTGCCGCGCTTCAGCGTCACCACCCTGGCGGTGGCGGGTCGCTTCCACACCCTTCCCCGCCTCGATCAGGACGATGACGCGTCCGATGGCCAGGCCGGCACCGGTTCGGAGTCGTCATCCGGACAGGCGCGCAACCGGTGA
- a CDS encoding pentapeptide repeat-containing protein, with protein sequence MALDTSGGAGLQERALFQDRVDYTLTDQSGVDFSGQDLNNASFAGVSGRGARFTGADLHGAILTQASFPEASFADADLSDALMDRADFRGADLSGALLQGVIASGSRFQGALVDDADFSDALLDLAVVRDLCRDAEGQHPTTGVDTRTSLGC encoded by the coding sequence ATGGCGCTGGACACCTCGGGCGGCGCCGGATTGCAGGAGCGGGCCCTCTTCCAGGACCGGGTCGACTACACCCTCACCGATCAGAGCGGCGTCGACTTCAGCGGTCAGGACCTGAACAACGCCTCCTTCGCCGGTGTGAGCGGCCGGGGCGCCCGCTTCACCGGAGCCGATCTGCACGGAGCGATCCTCACCCAGGCCTCCTTTCCCGAGGCCTCCTTCGCGGACGCCGACCTCTCCGATGCCCTGATGGATCGGGCGGATTTCCGTGGCGCCGATCTCAGCGGCGCCCTGCTGCAGGGTGTGATCGCATCGGGCAGCCGCTTTCAGGGCGCGCTGGTGGATGACGCCGATTTCAGCGACGCCCTGCTGGATCTGGCCGTGGTGCGGGATCTCTGCCGCGACGCGGAAGGGCAGCATCCCACCACCGGCGTGGACACCCGCACCAGCCTGGGCTGCTGA